The Entelurus aequoreus isolate RoL-2023_Sb linkage group LG04, RoL_Eaeq_v1.1, whole genome shotgun sequence nucleotide sequence ACATGAATCACTACTATTCAGCTCCCAAGTAACACAGCGCTCGCAGCTGGTGGTCAGTGGGGCTGAGCGTGAATCCCACACGTGGGGTTAGGTCTAGGTGGTCCTCAGAGACGCCCGGGGGAGGACTGAAGCGGAAGTGCTGCAGGAGTGTGGAGAAGAAGATGAAGAGTTCCATGCGGGCCAGACTTTCTCCCAAGCAGACCCTACGACCTGAACACAGGAAGAGAACCAGAAAGTTGACACTGTCCTTTCTGTGATAAGTGACGACtcagcaatatcacaaataattcTGCCTAACTACAAGTGAAGAgtcttaataaaaaaatattttggttcAGGGTTTTGTTCAAAGTACACGAGACACCAAAGACAAGTTTTTGTCTTTCACCCTGAAGCACTCACCTGCAGAGAAGGGCATGAAAGCGTCTCGCATGACAAACTTCCCGTCTTTGTCCAGGAAGTGGGCGGGATGGAAGGATCGTGGCTTCTCCCACTCGTCCTCGTCGTAGAGGACGGACATGAGGAGGACATAGATGGCGGTCCCCTGAAGACGGACAACAAGGTGAACGTTGATGTCTTTTGTTGTGTTGTACTTTGTCAGACCTTCTTGATGAAGTGACCCCGGAAGGCGACGTCCCGGCTAGTCCTGTGAGGAAGTGCCATGGGGACGATGTTGGCCACCCTTTGGGTTTCGTGGATGACGGCGTCCGTAAAAGGCAGGTTCTTCCTGTCCTCCACCTGGACCTGCCGATTCCCGATTATGTTGTGCAGTTCCTCACGGACCTGCTCTGAGGTGGAACGTGTGTCTTCAGGGTGCTGGCATAGAAGTGCATGTGCGAGGCAGGAGGGCACAGCCTCTTACCTTGGACGTTTGGATACTTGGCCATGAGGAGAAGAGCCCACCTCAGTGTGGTGGCTGTGGTGTCGGTCCCGGCGGCAAAGAGGTTCTGGACCGTCCACATTAAGTTTTCATCATGGAAGTGAGTGTTGCTGCTGCCAGACTCCTGAAGACAATCAATCAGCATCGAGAATTTGGACTTTGGACCATCATGTGGTGTTGACGCACCTCCAGCTGTTGCTTGCGGACAAAGAAGGCATCCACCAGGCTTCTGCACATCAGCGGGTTGAGGCTTTTTTTCAAACGACAAAATCTTTCCAGATTCTTCCTGCTGTAGTCCTCGGTCAGTCTGAAAAATTCCTTGTTCTGCTGCAGCCTCTTGCCCAGCCACGGGAACATGTTGAAGACCTGAGGAGGACATGTCTTTGTTGAAGAAGATGAGGATATAGCGACAAGTATGAGGAGAGGAGGCACCTGAGCTGACGGGGAGCCGGCGAGCTGGATTTTCCGGTTCATTCCATCCACCATGGCTGTGAACTCGGGGTCGTCATATTCGAACCTGCTTCCGTAAACGATGGAGCAGATGATGTTTGAGACTGCATAGTTGATTGGCTGAGTGGTGTCAAAGGACTCTCCTGAAACAATCAAGTACAGTCAAACCTGTTTATAGCGGCCACCTGTTTAACTCGTATCAGTCCCTGCTGTGGCCTAAAAGGCTTAAAAAAGCTTTATCATTCAGTTGCATCAAAACTTTGGAGGCTTTAAATTTTAGCAACTAGTGATTTTGTGAATTTTTAACTTCAGATATTTTACCTCAAATTTTTTTACCTCAAAAAAcacattatttcaacaaaaaaatgaaaaacaattagtgaattgatgttttactcgtctTATACCACACAGACTAAAAAGTATACagcagatggcagtaaaagcacatcctCAGAGCTCATTGCCATATTACtgtatgttttatttaattaaaactaataatagtaataattaattataattacagaaagaaaacCCACCAAAAGTTTCCTTTTTGTCCACTGTCAGCTCTGTCATccatggtcgggggtgggggtggggggggggcgtggttgggggcgtggttatttacagctagaattcaccaactcgagtatttcatatatatatatatatatatatatatatatatatatatatatatatatatatatatatatatatatatatatatatatatatatatatatatatatatatatatatatatatatatatatgtgtgtgtgtatgaaatacttgactttcagtgaattctagctatatatatatatatatatatatatatatatatatatatatatatatatatatatatatatatatatatatatatatatatatatatatatatttatttattttatttacataaaagaaatacttgaatttcagtgttccggtggctatccactagatggcagtattgtcctgtttaacttcaccgttcatgatgagtatatcatttcggccaacgtgttcaatggagaagtctgttctacatatttacaggcaacatacaccttccccttcgaactgtcctggatgaactgaaattcttgtttccattcgtttgaattcgttaggcaagctgtttatattgtggaaacgcggacgtgagaacaggctgtccccactcagtctcaggtccgcattgagctggagggggcgtggcctccagctccggctgaataccgggagtttgtcgggagaaaatctctgccgggaggttgtcgggagaggcgctgaataccgggattctcccgctaaaaacgggagggttggcaagtatgtgttactccaatcagcgcaggtggaAGCAATCGGCTGcccctgttgtggctggcagcagatagCGGCAGTATCGACGCACAATaccttttttaattttaaattatccACTGAAAGGATAAAATAATAAAACTGTaacatgcaaagacttaagtcaacttgaccatcatctttgaAGTTAGAGTTCCATGCAGTGCTTACAATTGGTTGAATGCACCATGCGCACccagaactccattgtaaaatgtgtgtttttacatttgttgtgtttgttctattttagtttatgcttaaatctatgttcacattggttaagtttgtagttatgttaccttgattttgGCTATGGTGTCAatttgataattgttttgttaatattataattgtaatattcgaATGATGATAAATTAATGTGTTCCGTCAGttgcggatttcaccaatgcggcgATTTGAGGAAACAGTCGCTTTTCCAAATGTTTTTAATGGTGTACTGCCCAACAGGAAGTGCTCaaggtttaatggctttgtaaaaataCTGatacaaagtctaagttcattgtgttcttcatagtgtttttgaaactgtaccatttttttcctcagaactttcatctaacttgaagtgttttgccaggaggattatttgtaatatgtaaCTTTTCAGaaggtgcttgttctatttttggccaaagtaagacaaagaaaacaatctgaagttttatttatttttaagttttaatgccatgattttaccagtctgtcaTGGGAATAgactttcctccatgcggcccctgagctaaaaatgagtttgacacccctgatttacagtaatgcaaCGTAAAAACGAGAACTGCAAAttgtacagtaaaaaactggcagctcagtcaccagaattctaACATTAAAACAACAGTGATACAGACTTTAAATTTaaagtaatttggtgtaaaaaaaaaacaccataagcattacagtaaaattatgtctGCCAATTTTTAAAAGTATAAtctacagatttgtttttttagtgcagtaaaaaaaagtctgtagattttcagtaaaatactggcagctcattcgccagaattttactgtaaaagtaacAGGAGCatcgttttttttcatttacagtaatgcactgtaaaaacaaaaactgtagattttacagaaaaaaactggcaggtcaGTCATCAGAATTTTGCCGCAAAAATAACAGTGATACCTGTTttcaatttggtgtaaaaacattGTAAATTTGTAAAatcctggtgactgagctgctaaATATTTATGAtttagcccaaaaaaagtctgcgggctatagagcgttttctattcgggctccagtactctggaatgccctcccggtaacagttagagatgctacctcagtagaagcatttaagtcccatcttaaaactcatttgtatactctagcctttaaatagactccccttttagaccagttgatctgccgtctcttttctgctctgcccccctctccacgaaggcacagattaggtgaccacagatgagcgctagctgttcaaagtcgtgaCCTGAGGTgggccactcatctgtgcatcagttggggacgtctctgcgctgctgacttgtctccgcctcaagatgatctcctgctggccccacatatggactggactctcacactgttaactagatccactcgacgcccattgcaccggtcgcacaggggtggggggtccccacatctgcggtcccctccaaggtttctcattgtagcccattgggttgagtttttcattgccctgatgtgggatctgagtcgaggatgtcgttgtggcttgtgatttagggctatataaataaactttgattgattgattgattgatttttactttactttaatattactgtattaaaataaatagatataatatttagtttattACAGTACAGTGATACCTTACCGTGGAACTTCCTGATAACATCCATGAGGTGTTGACATTCCTCAATGATCTTGTCTTCACACACCTTTCTGCCCATTCCAAAGTCTCTCAGGTTGGTGAGAGCGAAGCGTCTCATCTCCTTCCAGGAGTCTCCATTGCTCCATAAGACGCCTCAGGAGAACAAAAAGAGATCTCTATTAAGGGGGCATGCATGTGGTTACCGACTTGTTGTTAGAAAGTGACTCACCATGTCCTTTGTTGTATTGCGTCACCAGTCGTAAGACGTCGCGTTCTCCAAACTCATCCGCGTGGTTGACCAGTGCCTCCTTAATCGTCTTGTAGCCGGCCAGGACCACCACCTTCTTGGACCCCAGGTAGATGGTGAACACGGGGCCATACTTCTTGGAGAGCTAAGAGAGAAGATGAATTTTAACACCATTAAAAGAGGAGGTAATGTGGTGGTCATCATCACCTCCACCAACGTGTTGTAGGGTCTCTTCAGGTCCAATTGCAGTAGGTTTCCCAGCACAGGAAGCGGTCGTGGTCCCGGGGGCTCATTGCCACCCTGACTGGAGTTTAAAGTGGATGAAGCAACGTAGACCACTACTAGGACGACCACAGCCCCCAGCAAGTGGACGTAGAGATCCGCCTGGAGAAAAGCTTCCAACAATCccattttagattgtgttcctctGCCAGCGTGTACTCACTGCTCACAAAACATTTTGTAATGTGTAATTTGAGACAGCAAAGGGGAGGGGACTTTCTTGTCCATCTGGTTCCCCAGCTTTGCTACACATTTAGGTTCAAAATatcacatttgttgtttgtttgagGCTTCTCAATCGcttaatgcctttttttttagagTGTTTCACTACACAGGGCCCTCACTCCTTTAGGAGGGAGGTGATTGATGACCCTCAGCGGTCAAAGACGCCCCTAAGAGACAAGAAACGCATGACAGGTAACTTTTAACCTGCTGAGCAGTGTTTAAACATGCCTTTTGATCTCATCTTATTGACCATCAGATAGCGGTCATGTGACGTCTCCTCAGTTGTCATTTTCACAGTCAGCCACTAGAGGGCATCAGTCTCTTGAACAGCTTTGTGACGAGCTAAATCTTTTGACGCGGATTATATTCAAAAACATGCAAGCATTGTATTCAGTTATTTAACCTAAAAGTCTAAATAAAGTTTTTGATACTACATCTTACATGTTGTTGAAAATAAGAATTTTATTTTGATGGTTTCATGAATGGGACTTTCTTCCATACTGGATCTCATTTTCATCTATGAATGAAATGTACATTTTGAAAATtcaataaaagtgtaaaaagttaagAATTTATTAAACTTGATTATCAGCTTGTTGTTGATCATAAAGCAGAgcaaggaactgcacttttttttatttattttgcctttcgttcacaatcattatgaaaggcaatgggtgtttttttgttttttttgcattttaaatgatgtagcggctggctacggggtgttagccaatggcgttggctggggggcgggacttccgagGAAGTTAGGGAAGTGACATTGTTGACAAgaagtgttggttcgagttttgccgggaaaggagatagacgcgtgttggagctgttgtgtgccttaaatgcatctagtgcaataaatgcaagataactgaagaagtctctgagcctgCATTACTGAgattattacaatatttaataaatgcgctcaaaagtctgcttacaattgaGCCTataggagccgttcaattctgcctataaagcccttaaaaaaacatctaaacacctccattaaggtttcattaaagtgatgtatatgtaatgtagtagcagacacatttctattatttattatttacgtattttgatcattttaagaatTAATTTCGAAAATGCATCACGACATTTGCTTCTttattcttcatcactgattataacTTCCTGcagaattttaaaaataaaaaaactgtacTCATGTCCCATAGTTTTATGTCACTACCAAAACAAAAGAGTTTTAGAGTCTTGGCTGATTCTAAATTtaggccacattttttttaatgtctgccCCTCCTGGCTCCATGGTAAATCACTTAATCCTTtagtttttaaatacatgtgttCCAAAGTCTGAAAATCAGTgtgtatttttaaaaactttCACTGCCGAACACATATTCTCTTCAATTATGTGAACTTTTTCAGCTCTTATGCaacatgtgtttttttatgtttttacaaCTCTTCAAAGATGTGTTTGCTAGCCGCATGCTTGCTAGCATTGTTTAGTCATGGTCAAAATTAGCTGGAATTGTCACACCCGAAACAGTCACATCAGAAACAAATTATAACGTTACGATGGTGACATGATAATTTCGGTAGTGATAAAATGAAATGGAAAGCCGTTTAATTCTACCATTTTGAAATAATAATCTATGAAAAGCAaataagaatgttttaatgtactgCTAGTTTATATCTGAAATTGTAGAGTTCAGAGAGAAAGAATCAAGACACCAACATGCcaaaaccaaataaaaaaaagtggaacaGATAGGTTGAGAGAATACGGAGAAAGATGGAAGGCTGACCCAGTTAACACCAACGATATTTGaagaaacaataaaaaagaaataagaaAAGAAAGGAATCATCAACAATTACTCTGCCAAGGAGCAAAAGAAGCTGAACCCTAGACCTGGAGGTCAAAAACTCTCTTTAAACTGCAGCCCAAAGTGGACCCAATCTGATTTTTTtcaagatttttttatttttacagctgACTGTTTAAATTACAAGTAACATGTGATCTTTATCACACTCCAGTATAaatgcgcacaggccccaatgtggccccaatgtggctccgATGAGGCCTGGATGTCacatgcgcagttcgataaagGAAGTTGACTGGATTCTTTAAATAAGTGAGGAAGTCACtactacagtaaaaaaacatggacgCCAAAGATTAGCGTGCTAGTGGGTTTGTGACGTGGCTGTTGTGTAGAGGAAGTAGTCAGATGATGGAAAACAACTGAAGGAGGAGGAAGAACATATACTTGCAAAAAGGAAAGTGAATGTGCTGCACACACGAACGACGTAGCTCGACCAAAGATGACGTAAAAATCACAAACAGGTCGCTGCAGTcttatttgaaaagatcagattccaaatgGATTCGGAGTACCTCCTGATGTGGTCCAATATGatatgaaaatattagatttgaagcactttggagtgtttagactggcaaaaaataaTCAGATCTGATTTGGTGCCCAGTGTAAGCGGAGCCAAAGTAATGCACATTAGTTTTCAGAAGCCTGGTAGTAACATGAAGTGTTTTCTTCTTCTCTGAATACtgaatacatccattttctaccgattgtccctcttggaatcgcgggggtgctggtgccttccccagctgcactcgggcggaaggtggtgttctccctggacaagtcgccacctcatcacagggccaacacagatagacagacaacattcacactcacattcacacactagagtgaatttagtgttgccaatcaacctatccccaggcgtatgtctttggaagtgggaggaagccacacagtcacggggagaagatgcaatctccacacagaaagaccccgagatCAGGAATggaacctaggaccttttctctgTGAGGCACGAGCGCTAACCACTGCTCCACTGTGCTACAACTGAATACTGAACCCACATGGGTACTTATTTTTAACTAATATTAGCAGTTTTCtccaaaaataaattatttaattgaCCACAAAACATAAGTCATTTATCGTTAACTCTGAAATCAATCTGTTCATTGTTAGAAAGAAAGATTGCATGTCGATTTAGATTCCATATATTGAAGAaagaaaatgtgttaaaaatatatatttttttatggattttattgtgaaaaacctCAATAATCCTTTTTCAAAATATTATTTACACAACGTAAGTAAGCATGATATTAACAGAGTGACataatattttatattcatatttaaagGCTATGATTCGGTAGTGACAAACATTCCTAAATATTctgaaaatacaaaatacaagttGACTGTTCTTTTTACAGAAATGTGTACTTcagatattatatatacatatagggaCAAAGTTTTGAGAATGCAACTTACAAAGTGTTGAAATATTTCCTGCCTCACTTTGAACCAATTCGGTAGAATGGCCCATATATATTCctttttaatgagtgtaactaataaaaatgtatcaaatcccTACCGCATACAGTGGTCGGAAGTTTAGATTGACAAACATAGTTTCCACAAGGCTGGTGTGTGGTTGCCGAGAGCTGTGGCCgagagtttaaaaaatatatatcttttactaatgcacacatgttaaaagtgaaaatgtaatgttgatgatgtgcatttagtataaataaaaaataatgagtcTTATAGCAAGCAGAATTATTTGTATAcaactatttaaaacatgttgaGGCTAaagtgttttatccaattacttgGTTAATCGAAGAGACTTAttgatagattactcaattaccTAAATAATGAATACTACTCTCACGTTTCTTAAACTTTTCCAAAGTAAAAATGCTCAACTCTTTCAGGACATTTAGCAGTCTCTGTACTtagtgttgtcatgtgttgtcatGCTGggtactaacatgctaacagttaccaattttgtaggtataaaatTAAGTTATATTGTTCTTTTCAAAGTATGGAAAATTGTGGAAATATACTTAATTTCTGAGAATGTTTCACTTTATCCAAGTATTCAAAATGGAGGAATGTGTGTTCTATCTGAGTGTTAAcagattttttttgcaaaaaaaacccccaaaacaaaaaaaaacaaaacaatagttcACGAGACATATTTTCTTTTTACACGCCTAAACAGATTTTCTGGGAATTGCTATGAACTAAAATcaaattcagaatcagaatcagaattggaatagtttttattgccattgtttgttcACAaattaggaatttttcttggtgcaatcgtgcaacatgaaACACATATACACAGAATCGGtcataaaatgagctgtaactgagctatcagatcttgttattgttcatgtgcctgatggcagaggggaaaaaactgttcatgttgtgtccagggtgagaagagtcagctgtgatccgactcaCACGCCTCTTGGTCCTGgaaaacaggtcctggagggatgggagcttgcagccaataaccttctcagcagcacgtacgatgcgcagCAGTCAATGCTTGTCccagactgtggcgccggggaaccacacggtgatggaggaggtgaggatggactcgatgatggctgagtagaacaACACCAGCATCTCGGTTGGCACCTTaggtttcctcagctgccgcaggaagtacatgcTCTgatgggccttcttgatgagggagctgatggtcggctccc carries:
- the LOC133648704 gene encoding cytochrome P450 2K4-like, which gives rise to MGLLEAFLQADLYVHLLGAVVVLVVVYVASSTLNSSQGGNEPPGPRPLPVLGNLLQLDLKRPYNTLVELSKKYGPVFTIYLGSKKVVVLAGYKTIKEALVNHADEFGERDVLRLVTQYNKGHGVLWSNGDSWKEMRRFALTNLRDFGMGRKVCEDKIIEECQHLMDVIRKFHGESFDTTQPINYAVSNIICSIVYGSRFEYDDPEFTAMVDGMNRKIQLAGSPSAQVFNMFPWLGKRLQQNKEFFRLTEDYSRKNLERFCRLKKSLNPLMCRSLVDAFFVRKQQLEESGSSNTHFHDENLMWTVQNLFAAGTDTTATTLRWALLLMAKYPNVQEQVREELHNIIGNRQVQVEDRKNLPFTDAVIHETQRVANIVPMALPHRTSRDVAFRGHFIKKGTAIYVLLMSVLYDEDEWEKPRSFHPAHFLDKDGKFVMRDAFMPFSAGRRVCLGESLARMELFIFFSTLLQHFRFSPPPGVSEDHLDLTPRVGFTLSPTDHQLRALCYLGAE